In one Inquilinus sp. Marseille-Q2685 genomic region, the following are encoded:
- the cyoB gene encoding cytochrome o ubiquinol oxidase subunit I, translated as MFSNLDLQTLVFGKLTWAALPFHEPILVVTFIAVALGGIAVLGAVTYFRLWGYLWHEWFTSIDHKKIGIMYVILALVMLLRGFADAIMMRAQQAIAFGANEGYLPPHHYDQIFTAHGVIMIFFMAMPFVTGLMNFVVPLQIGARDVAFPFLNNFSFWMTTAGAVVVMISLFIGEFAKTGWLAYPPLSGIAYSPDVGVDYYIWGLQVAGIGTLLSGVNLVATIVKMRAPGMKMMQMPVFTWTALCTNVLIVAAFPVLTAVLALLSLDRYVGTNFFTNDFGGSPMMYVNLIWIWGHPEVYILILPAFGIFSEVVSTFCGKRLFGYTSMVYATVVITILSYLVWLHHFFTMGSGASVNSFFGITTMIISIPTGAKMFNWLFTMYRGRIRFEVPMLWTIGFMVTFVIGGMTGVLLAVPPADFVLHNSLFLIAHFHNVIIGGVVFGLMAGVTYWFPKAFGFKLDPFWGKMSFWFWLTGFYFAFMPLYVLGLMGVTRRMNHFDDPSLQIWFVIAAFGAVLIAIGIASFLIQLVVSFLKREQLRDLTGDPWDGRTLEWSTSSPPPEYNFAFTPLVHDHDAWWDMKKRGYARPLAGFKAIHMPKNTGTGIILAGISVAFSFAMVWHIWWLAALTFFAMLVVAIGHTFNYKRDYHIPAEVVTKAENERSRVLARAGAAS; from the coding sequence ATGTTCTCAAACCTAGATCTCCAGACGCTGGTCTTCGGCAAGCTGACATGGGCAGCGCTGCCGTTCCACGAGCCGATCCTGGTCGTCACCTTCATCGCGGTGGCGCTCGGCGGCATCGCGGTGCTCGGCGCCGTCACCTATTTCCGCCTGTGGGGCTATCTCTGGCACGAGTGGTTCACCAGCATCGACCACAAGAAGATCGGGATCATGTACGTGATCCTGGCGCTGGTCATGCTGCTGCGCGGCTTCGCCGACGCGATCATGATGCGGGCACAGCAGGCGATCGCCTTCGGCGCCAATGAGGGCTACCTGCCGCCGCATCACTACGACCAGATCTTCACCGCCCACGGCGTGATCATGATCTTCTTCATGGCCATGCCCTTCGTCACCGGGCTGATGAACTTCGTGGTGCCGCTGCAGATCGGCGCGCGCGACGTGGCCTTCCCGTTCCTGAACAACTTCAGCTTCTGGATGACCACCGCCGGCGCGGTGGTGGTGATGATCTCGCTGTTCATCGGCGAGTTCGCGAAGACCGGCTGGCTGGCCTATCCGCCGCTGTCGGGCATCGCCTACAGCCCGGATGTCGGGGTCGACTACTACATCTGGGGATTGCAGGTCGCCGGCATCGGAACGCTGTTATCGGGCGTCAACCTGGTCGCCACCATCGTCAAGATGCGGGCGCCGGGCATGAAGATGATGCAGATGCCGGTCTTCACCTGGACCGCGCTGTGCACCAACGTCCTGATCGTCGCCGCCTTCCCGGTGCTGACCGCCGTCCTGGCCCTGCTGTCGCTCGACCGCTACGTCGGGACGAACTTCTTCACCAACGACTTCGGCGGCAGCCCGATGATGTATGTGAACCTGATCTGGATCTGGGGGCATCCGGAGGTCTACATCCTCATCCTGCCGGCCTTCGGCATCTTCTCCGAGGTCGTGTCGACCTTCTGCGGCAAGCGCCTGTTCGGCTACACCTCGATGGTCTACGCCACGGTGGTGATCACCATCCTGTCCTACCTAGTGTGGCTGCATCACTTCTTCACGATGGGCTCGGGCGCCAGCGTGAACTCGTTCTTCGGCATCACCACGATGATCATCTCGATCCCGACCGGGGCGAAGATGTTCAACTGGCTGTTCACCATGTATCGCGGCCGCATCCGCTTCGAGGTGCCGATGCTGTGGACGATCGGCTTCATGGTGACCTTCGTCATCGGCGGCATGACCGGCGTGCTGCTGGCGGTGCCGCCGGCCGACTTCGTGCTGCACAACAGCCTGTTCCTGATCGCCCATTTCCACAACGTCATCATCGGCGGCGTGGTGTTCGGCCTGATGGCCGGCGTCACCTACTGGTTCCCGAAGGCCTTCGGGTTCAAGCTCGACCCGTTCTGGGGCAAGATGTCGTTCTGGTTCTGGCTCACCGGCTTCTACTTCGCCTTCATGCCGCTCTACGTGCTGGGCCTGATGGGCGTGACCCGCCGGATGAACCATTTCGACGACCCGTCGCTGCAGATCTGGTTCGTCATCGCCGCCTTCGGCGCGGTGCTGATCGCCATCGGCATCGCGTCCTTCCTGATCCAGCTGGTGGTCAGCTTCCTGAAGCGCGAGCAACTGCGCGACCTGACCGGCGATCCGTGGGACGGCCGTACCCTGGAGTGGTCCACCTCGTCGCCGCCGCCGGAGTACAACTTCGCCTTCACCCCGCTGGTGCACGACCACGACGCCTGGTGGGACATGAAGAAGCGCGGCTATGCCCGGCCGCTGGCAGGCTTCAAGGCGATCCACATGCCCAAGAACACCGGCACCGGGATCATCCTGGCCGGGATCAGCGTGGCCTTCTCCTTCGCCATGGTCTGGCACATCTGGTGGCTGGCCGCGCTCACCTTCTTCGCCATGCTGGTGGTGGCGATCGGGCACACCTTCAACTACAAGCGCGACTACCACATTCCGGCCGAGGTCGTGACCAAGGCCGAGAATGAGCGCAGCCGCGTGCTGGCCCGGGCGGGAGCCGCTTCGTGA
- a CDS encoding TauD/TfdA family dioxygenase, whose protein sequence is MTSPDSRITIRPMAGSLGADIDLAGPVDDGIFAAIRQALDHYLVIHLHGLDLAPEELVALTRRFGTISRAPYIKHMDTHPDIVAVKKAADERKVSTFGNAWHSDFSFLDQPPMASLLYARQVPSHGGDTLFANMVEAYDALSDGLKAVLDGLDAMHAGRPYGTGGVPGTIAVSRSIGIERNRPEADREVAHPVVRVHPGTGRKALFVNPIYTIRFAGMTVEESRPLLDFLYAHAVRPEFTCRLRWTAGDLAIWDNRCTLHYAVNDYDGQDRLLYRTMVQGERPVPAIPRRH, encoded by the coding sequence ATGACCAGCCCCGACTCGCGCATCACCATCCGGCCGATGGCCGGGTCGCTCGGCGCCGACATCGACCTCGCCGGCCCGGTCGACGATGGAATCTTTGCCGCGATCCGTCAGGCCCTGGACCATTACCTGGTGATCCATCTGCACGGGCTCGACCTGGCGCCGGAAGAGCTGGTGGCGCTGACCCGCCGCTTCGGCACCATCAGCCGGGCACCCTACATCAAGCACATGGACACGCACCCGGACATCGTCGCGGTGAAGAAAGCGGCCGACGAGCGCAAGGTCAGCACCTTCGGCAACGCCTGGCATTCGGATTTCAGCTTCCTCGACCAGCCGCCGATGGCGTCGCTGCTCTATGCCCGCCAAGTGCCGAGCCATGGCGGCGACACGCTGTTCGCCAACATGGTTGAGGCCTACGACGCGCTGTCGGATGGGCTGAAGGCGGTGCTGGACGGCCTGGACGCCATGCATGCCGGCAGGCCCTACGGCACCGGCGGCGTGCCGGGCACCATCGCCGTCTCCCGCTCGATCGGCATCGAGCGCAACCGGCCGGAGGCGGACCGCGAGGTCGCGCATCCGGTGGTGCGGGTCCATCCCGGCACCGGCCGCAAGGCGCTGTTCGTCAACCCGATCTACACCATCCGCTTCGCCGGCATGACGGTGGAGGAGAGCCGGCCGCTGCTCGATTTCCTCTACGCCCATGCGGTCCGGCCGGAATTCACCTGCCGGCTGCGCTGGACAGCGGGCGACCTGGCGATCTGGGACAACCGCTGCACCCTGCACTATGCCGTCAACGACTATGACGGCCAGGACCGGCTCCTGTACCGCACCATGGTGCAAGGCGAACGGCCGGTCCCGGCAATACCACGGAGACATTGA
- a CDS encoding alpha-hydroxy acid oxidase produces MPTITNIQDLRALAARRIPRAIFDYADRGSYDEVTLRANRADLAAIGLRQRVMIDVDKRSVATTILGEDVAMPLAIAPTGLTGLFHGDGEIHGARAAQAFGIPFCLSTMSICSIEDVRGAVQKPFWFQLYVMRDRGFSQSLIERAKAAQCSALVLTLDLQIQGQRHRDLKNGLAVPPRLTLGNALDIATKPAWAMKVLFGKRRSFGNLEGRVKGADSLTTLSQWTASQFDASLSWKDVEWVRSIWPGKLILKGVLDEEDAKIAASTGADAVVVSNHGGRQLDGARSSISALPGIVQAIGDRTEILFDGGVQSGQDILKAVALGARGCLMGKAFLYGLAAMGEAGGTKALEIMRKELDISMALTGTGDIRKGDRSSLVIRG; encoded by the coding sequence ATGCCCACGATCACCAACATCCAGGACCTGCGAGCGCTGGCGGCCCGGCGCATCCCGCGCGCGATCTTCGACTATGCCGACCGCGGCTCCTACGACGAGGTGACGCTGCGGGCGAACCGGGCGGACCTGGCCGCGATCGGTCTGCGCCAGCGGGTGATGATCGACGTCGACAAGCGCTCGGTCGCGACCACGATCCTGGGCGAGGACGTGGCGATGCCGCTGGCGATCGCGCCGACCGGCCTGACCGGCCTGTTCCACGGCGACGGCGAGATCCACGGCGCCCGCGCGGCCCAGGCCTTCGGCATCCCGTTCTGCCTGTCGACCATGTCGATCTGCTCGATCGAGGATGTGCGCGGCGCGGTCCAGAAGCCGTTCTGGTTCCAGCTCTACGTCATGCGCGACCGCGGCTTCTCGCAGTCGCTGATCGAACGCGCCAAGGCGGCGCAGTGCTCGGCCCTGGTGCTGACGCTCGACCTGCAGATCCAGGGCCAGCGCCACCGCGACCTGAAGAACGGCCTGGCCGTGCCGCCGCGGCTGACGCTCGGCAACGCGCTCGACATCGCCACCAAGCCGGCCTGGGCGATGAAGGTGCTGTTCGGCAAGCGCCGCAGCTTCGGCAACCTCGAGGGCCGGGTGAAGGGGGCGGACAGCCTGACCACCCTGTCGCAATGGACCGCCAGCCAGTTCGACGCCTCGCTGAGCTGGAAGGACGTCGAATGGGTGCGCAGCATCTGGCCCGGCAAGCTGATCCTGAAGGGCGTGCTGGACGAGGAGGACGCGAAGATCGCGGCCTCGACCGGCGCCGACGCCGTGGTCGTCTCCAACCATGGCGGCCGGCAGCTGGATGGCGCCCGATCCTCGATCTCGGCCCTGCCGGGCATCGTCCAGGCGATCGGCGACAGGACCGAGATCCTGTTCGACGGCGGCGTGCAGTCCGGCCAGGACATCCTGAAGGCCGTGGCGCTCGGCGCCCGCGGCTGCCTGATGGGCAAGGCCTTCCTCTACGGCCTGGCGGCGATGGGCGAGGCGGGCGGGACCAAGGCGCTGGAGATCATGCGCAAGGAGCTGGACATCAGCATGGCGCTGACCGGCACCGGCGACATCAGGAAGGGGGATCGCAGCAGCCTGGTGATCCGGGGGTAG
- the cyoA gene encoding ubiquinol oxidase subunit II, producing MPIKALGRLAALPLLILLGGCNMVVMSPSGDIAVQQRDLIVISTILMLLIIVPVIALTLFFAWKYRQSNKDAPYDPDWHHSTQLEVVIWSAPLVIIIALGALTWISTHTLDPYRPLDRIDSERPVAADAKPLTVEVVALDWKWLFLYPEQGIATVNELAAPVDVPIQFKITSATVMNSFFVPALAGQIYAMAGVETKLHAVINRPGEYEGFSANYSGAGFSGMRFAFHGLSAGDFDAWVQKVRSGGGNLSREEYLTLERPSEREPVRHYGTVAPDLYAAILNMCVDRSKMCMNEMMSIDARGGGGMAGLDNVMALTHDKDVRRGAGPVRTYVAAICTTEGDMADSRPADGLLSRWMAPRRVE from the coding sequence ATGCCCATCAAAGCTTTAGGCCGCCTCGCTGCGCTTCCGCTCCTGATCCTTCTGGGCGGATGCAACATGGTGGTCATGTCTCCGTCCGGCGATATTGCAGTGCAGCAGCGGGACCTGATCGTGATCTCCACGATCCTGATGCTGCTGATCATCGTGCCGGTGATCGCGCTGACGCTGTTCTTTGCCTGGAAGTACCGGCAGTCGAACAAGGACGCCCCCTACGACCCCGACTGGCACCATTCGACTCAGCTCGAGGTGGTGATCTGGTCGGCGCCGCTGGTGATCATCATCGCGCTGGGCGCCCTGACCTGGATCAGCACCCACACGCTCGACCCCTACCGGCCGCTGGATCGGATCGACTCGGAGCGTCCGGTGGCGGCCGACGCGAAGCCGCTGACCGTCGAGGTCGTGGCGCTCGACTGGAAGTGGCTGTTCCTCTACCCGGAGCAGGGCATCGCCACGGTGAACGAGCTGGCGGCGCCGGTCGACGTGCCGATCCAGTTCAAGATCACCTCGGCCACCGTGATGAACTCCTTCTTCGTGCCGGCGCTGGCGGGGCAGATCTACGCCATGGCCGGGGTGGAGACCAAGCTGCACGCGGTGATCAACCGGCCCGGCGAGTATGAGGGCTTCTCCGCCAACTACAGCGGCGCCGGCTTCTCCGGCATGCGCTTCGCCTTCCACGGCCTCAGCGCCGGCGACTTCGACGCCTGGGTGCAGAAAGTCAGGTCCGGCGGCGGCAATCTCAGCCGCGAGGAGTACCTGACGCTGGAGCGCCCGAGCGAACGCGAGCCGGTCCGCCACTACGGCACGGTTGCCCCCGACCTCTACGCCGCCATCCTCAATATGTGCGTCGACCGCTCGAAGATGTGCATGAACGAGATGATGAGCATCGACGCCCGCGGCGGCGGCGGCATGGCGGGCCTCGACAACGTCATGGCGCTGACCCACGACAAGGATGTCCGGCGCGGCGCCGGGCCGGTCCGGACCTATGTCGCGGCGATCTGCACCACCGAGGGCGACATGGCCGACAGCCGCCCGGCGGACGGGCTGCTCAGCCGCTGGATGGCGCCCCGTCGCGTGGAGTGA
- a CDS encoding NmrA family NAD(P)-binding protein: protein MTASTVLVVGAAGRFAGLVVPELARRGATVRGLVRDDAKAAIARAGGAAEIALGDLRDRASLDAALRGVDGVFHIGPAFAADEAELGVRMVEAARRAGVRRFVFSSVIQATNTALANHASKIPVEAALHGSGMQHTILQPTNLMQNIGAAWPGVLATGIFAEPFPKTARVARVDYRDVAEAAAIALTGDRLAYGSFELCADGLPDREEIAGLMSAALGRPVAAGEPRFADWVAAARPPYESRQLALLEKVFAHYADHGQPGNSLVARAVLGRDPRSLRAYIGELAAGP from the coding sequence ATGACCGCCTCCACCGTTCTCGTCGTCGGCGCCGCCGGCCGCTTCGCCGGTCTCGTCGTGCCCGAGCTCGCCCGCCGCGGCGCCACCGTCCGCGGTCTGGTGCGCGACGACGCCAAGGCCGCGATCGCCCGGGCCGGCGGCGCCGCCGAGATCGCCCTCGGCGACCTGCGCGACCGGGCCAGTCTCGACGCCGCCCTGCGCGGCGTCGACGGCGTCTTCCACATCGGCCCGGCCTTCGCGGCGGACGAGGCGGAGCTGGGCGTCCGCATGGTCGAGGCCGCGCGCCGGGCCGGCGTCCGGCGCTTCGTCTTCTCCTCGGTGATCCAGGCCACCAACACCGCGCTGGCCAACCACGCCAGCAAGATCCCGGTCGAGGCGGCGCTGCACGGCTCCGGGATGCAGCACACGATCCTGCAGCCGACCAACCTGATGCAGAACATCGGCGCCGCCTGGCCCGGCGTGCTGGCCACCGGAATCTTCGCCGAGCCCTTCCCGAAGACCGCCCGGGTGGCGCGGGTCGACTACCGAGACGTGGCCGAGGCTGCCGCGATCGCCCTGACCGGGGACCGCCTGGCCTATGGCAGCTTCGAGCTCTGCGCCGACGGGTTGCCGGACCGCGAGGAGATCGCGGGCCTGATGAGCGCGGCGCTGGGCCGCCCGGTCGCGGCCGGCGAGCCTCGCTTCGCCGACTGGGTGGCCGCCGCCCGGCCGCCCTATGAATCGCGGCAGCTGGCGCTGCTGGAGAAGGTCTTCGCCCACTATGCCGACCATGGCCAGCCGGGCAACAGCCTGGTTGCGCGCGCCGTGCTCGGTCGCGACCCGCGGTCGCTGCGCGCCTATATCGGCGAGCTGGCCGCCGGGCCCTGA
- a CDS encoding D-aminopeptidase, whose protein sequence is MPPALPRLDRALAALPRSFPGPGGAAAVLRDGEILARHAWGWANAERRIPFTPRTLFRMCSITKQFTCGLVLDAFPDPTVLDGDVRARLPRLEGEAPGALHLCHNQSGLRDYWAVAMLHGAPAESPFGDREAEKVIAGTRSLHFAPGSRYSYVNQNFRLLSDILEARTGRGFGELLRTRIFDHAGMGSAFLAADTRAMPDGTEGYEGTQAGGFRAAENRVLWTGDAGLGASLDDMIAWERHIDATRDDSEALYSRLSAPVAFSNGAPAPYGFGLNRATEFGRAITGHGGALRGWRSHRLYVPSERVSVVVMFNHLSDANAAALDLLAAVLGEERARPAADLPAPDWLGSYIGPETGLSARADMVDGRVRLRFGHSAERLDLQPDGGAGNGRTRLRPAADGLWLDRPQENQSSRLVPCNGEPALDLGGRYRCDELEAELEVTDAGGVLYGGFSGFLGQGRMELLDPIGPDVWALPCPRALDHTPPGDWTLAFRRDNAGRVKDVEVGCWLARRLRYDRIG, encoded by the coding sequence ATGCCGCCCGCCCTCCCCCGCCTCGACCGGGCCCTCGCCGCCCTTCCCCGCAGCTTCCCCGGACCGGGCGGCGCCGCCGCCGTGCTGCGGGACGGCGAGATCCTCGCCCGCCACGCCTGGGGCTGGGCCAACGCCGAGCGGCGCATCCCGTTCACGCCGCGGACGCTGTTCCGGATGTGCTCGATCACCAAGCAGTTCACCTGCGGCCTGGTGCTGGACGCCTTCCCGGACCCGACGGTGCTGGACGGCGACGTGCGCGCCCGGCTGCCGCGGCTGGAGGGCGAGGCGCCGGGCGCTCTGCACCTCTGCCACAACCAGTCCGGCCTGCGCGACTACTGGGCGGTGGCGATGCTGCACGGCGCGCCGGCCGAGTCGCCTTTCGGCGACCGCGAGGCGGAGAAGGTGATCGCCGGCACCCGGTCGCTGCATTTCGCGCCCGGCAGCCGCTACTCCTACGTCAACCAGAACTTCCGCCTGCTCTCCGATATCCTCGAGGCCCGCACCGGCCGCGGCTTCGGCGAGCTGCTGCGCACGCGGATCTTCGACCACGCCGGCATGGGCAGCGCCTTCCTGGCCGCCGATACCCGCGCCATGCCGGACGGCACCGAAGGCTATGAGGGCACCCAGGCCGGCGGCTTCCGCGCCGCCGAGAACCGGGTGCTGTGGACCGGCGACGCCGGGCTGGGCGCCAGCCTGGACGACATGATCGCCTGGGAGCGCCACATCGACGCCACCCGCGACGATTCCGAGGCGCTGTACAGCCGCCTGTCCGCGCCGGTCGCCTTCTCGAACGGCGCCCCGGCCCCCTACGGCTTCGGCCTGAATCGGGCGACCGAGTTCGGACGCGCGATCACCGGCCATGGCGGCGCCCTGCGCGGCTGGCGCAGCCATCGGCTGTACGTGCCGTCGGAGCGGGTCTCCGTGGTGGTGATGTTCAACCACCTCTCCGACGCCAATGCCGCGGCGCTGGACCTGCTGGCCGCCGTGCTGGGCGAGGAGCGCGCCAGGCCGGCCGCCGACCTGCCCGCGCCGGACTGGCTCGGCAGCTACATCGGGCCGGAAACGGGGCTCTCGGCCCGCGCCGATATGGTCGACGGCCGGGTGCGGCTGCGCTTCGGCCATTCGGCGGAGCGGCTGGACCTGCAGCCCGACGGCGGCGCCGGCAACGGCCGCACCCGGCTGCGCCCCGCCGCGGACGGACTGTGGCTGGACCGGCCGCAGGAGAACCAGAGCTCGCGCCTCGTCCCCTGCAACGGTGAGCCCGCCCTCGATCTCGGCGGCCGCTACCGCTGCGACGAGCTGGAGGCCGAGCTGGAGGTGACCGATGCCGGCGGCGTGCTGTATGGCGGCTTCTCCGGCTTCCTCGGCCAGGGCCGCATGGAGCTGTTGGACCCGATCGGGCCGGATGTCTGGGCCCTGCCCTGCCCGCGCGCGCTGGACCACACCCCGCCGGGCGACTGGACCCTGGCCTTCCGCCGCGACAACGCCGGCCGGGTGAAGGACGTCGAGGTCGGCTGCTGGCTGGCCCGCCGCCTGCGCTACGACCGGATCGGCTAG
- a CDS encoding MFS transporter, which translates to MIGRTAEFFDFFVYAIASVLVFPRFFFPQAAPLDAMLYSFAVFALAFVARPLGSVLFMEIDRRHGRSVKLTAAMFLLGGSTAAMAFLPGTADIGTAAIALLALCRIGQGLALGGAWDGLASLLALNAPQNRRGWYAMMPQLGAPLGFMLASALFAFFLVNLPTADFLDWGWRYPFFVAFAINVVALFARLRLVATEQFERLYESKDLEALSVPETLKHQGHNILVGAFVPLATFALFHLVTVFPLSWVTLYTDHNAGTFLMTEFAGAILGTAMIVVSGLIADRTGRRTLLAGCAVLIAIFSFVTPLLLGGGPTARSLFVILGFGLLGLSFGQAAGAVASNFPNNHRYTASALTSDLAWMVGAGFAPLVALALASQFGLALVGAYLLSGAVCTLAALRVNKELELRGN; encoded by the coding sequence GTGATCGGCCGGACCGCGGAATTCTTCGACTTCTTCGTCTATGCCATCGCCTCGGTGCTCGTGTTCCCGCGGTTCTTCTTCCCGCAGGCGGCGCCGCTGGACGCGATGCTCTATTCCTTCGCCGTCTTCGCCCTCGCCTTCGTCGCGCGCCCGCTGGGGTCGGTCCTGTTCATGGAGATCGACCGGCGGCACGGCCGCAGCGTCAAGCTGACCGCGGCGATGTTCCTGCTCGGCGGCTCGACCGCCGCGATGGCCTTCCTGCCCGGCACCGCCGACATCGGCACCGCCGCCATCGCCCTCCTGGCGCTGTGCCGCATCGGCCAGGGCCTGGCGCTGGGCGGCGCCTGGGACGGCCTGGCCTCGCTGCTGGCGCTCAACGCGCCGCAGAACCGCCGCGGCTGGTACGCGATGATGCCGCAGCTCGGCGCCCCGCTCGGCTTCATGCTGGCCAGCGCGCTGTTCGCCTTCTTCCTGGTCAACCTGCCGACGGCGGACTTCCTCGACTGGGGCTGGCGCTATCCCTTCTTCGTCGCCTTCGCGATCAACGTGGTGGCCCTGTTCGCCCGGCTGCGCCTGGTGGCGACCGAGCAGTTCGAGCGGCTGTACGAGAGCAAGGACCTGGAAGCGCTGAGCGTGCCCGAGACGCTGAAGCACCAGGGCCACAACATCCTGGTCGGGGCCTTCGTGCCGCTGGCCACCTTCGCCCTGTTCCACCTGGTCACGGTGTTCCCGCTGAGCTGGGTGACGCTCTACACCGACCACAACGCCGGCACCTTCCTGATGACGGAGTTCGCCGGCGCCATCCTCGGCACGGCGATGATCGTGGTGTCGGGACTGATCGCCGACCGCACCGGCCGGCGCACCCTGCTGGCAGGCTGTGCCGTGCTGATCGCGATCTTCAGCTTCGTCACGCCGCTGCTGCTGGGCGGCGGGCCGACGGCGCGGTCGCTGTTCGTGATCCTGGGCTTCGGCCTGCTCGGCTTGTCCTTCGGCCAGGCGGCCGGCGCGGTGGCGTCGAACTTCCCGAACAACCACCGCTACACCGCCTCGGCCCTGACCTCGGACCTGGCCTGGATGGTGGGTGCCGGCTTCGCCCCGCTGGTCGCGCTGGCGCTGGCCAGCCAGTTCGGCCTGGCCCTGGTCGGCGCCTATCTCCTGTCCGGCGCCGTCTGCACCCTGGCCGCCCTGAGGGTCAACAAGGAGCTGGAGCTGCGGGGGAACTGA
- a CDS encoding LysR family transcriptional regulator: MDRLDDLAAFVAVVEAGGLSAAARDLRRSLQSVSRSLATLEQGLGVALVQRTTRRSTPTDAGLAFYRRVEPAPAEILEARAEAAERRAEPSGLLRISASVLFTPPHLVPVVAGFMRRHPRIEVELRLSDRFVDLTDGGFDLAVRIGELPDSALKARRLGALRRVAFGAPSYFERHGRPQHPDDLARHQCVVRTAEGEAWPFRIGGRTRMVRVNGRFRADNTAAAHAAVAEGLGIGFTPLWQIRDLVDRGVLEPVLTDYEVPKVPIHAVWPAPRLPPAKTRLFVDYLAETLKLDRL; encoded by the coding sequence ATGGACCGGCTGGACGATCTCGCCGCCTTCGTCGCCGTGGTCGAGGCCGGCGGGCTGAGCGCGGCGGCGCGCGATCTGCGCCGGTCGCTGCAATCGGTCAGCCGGTCGCTGGCGACGCTGGAGCAGGGGCTGGGCGTGGCGCTGGTGCAGCGGACCACCCGGCGGTCTACGCCGACCGATGCCGGCCTCGCCTTCTACCGGCGGGTGGAGCCGGCCCCGGCGGAGATCCTGGAGGCGCGGGCCGAGGCGGCGGAGCGGCGGGCGGAGCCGTCCGGCCTGCTGCGGATCAGCGCTTCGGTGCTGTTCACGCCGCCGCATCTGGTGCCGGTGGTGGCCGGCTTCATGCGGCGCCATCCGCGCATCGAGGTGGAGCTCAGGCTGTCCGACCGCTTCGTCGACCTGACCGACGGCGGCTTCGACCTGGCGGTGCGGATCGGCGAGCTGCCGGATTCCGCGCTCAAGGCCCGCCGGCTGGGTGCATTGCGGCGGGTGGCGTTCGGCGCCCCGTCCTATTTCGAGCGGCACGGCCGGCCGCAGCATCCGGACGATCTGGCCCGGCACCAATGCGTGGTGCGGACGGCCGAAGGCGAGGCCTGGCCGTTCCGGATCGGCGGCCGGACCCGCATGGTCCGCGTCAACGGCCGGTTCCGAGCCGACAACACGGCGGCGGCCCATGCCGCGGTGGCGGAAGGGCTCGGCATCGGCTTCACGCCGCTGTGGCAGATCCGCGATCTGGTCGACCGGGGCGTGCTGGAGCCGGTCCTGACCGACTACGAGGTGCCGAAGGTGCCGATCCATGCGGTCTGGCCGGCGCCGCGGCTGCCGCCGGCCAAGACCCGCCTGTTCGTCGACTATCTCGCCGAGACCCTGAAGCTGGACCGTCTCTAG
- a CDS encoding oxaloacetate decarboxylase, whose product MPSQTEKALAFQRLHARPGIFVIPNPWDAGTAKLLAGLGFEALATTSAGYAFTLGRSDGAGKVSREETLANARAIVEAVDLPVSADLENGFGDAPEAAAETIRQAAAAGLVGGSIEDATGRDDDPISGFDQAVERVRTAVAAARSLPFPFTLTARAENFLPGRRDLADTIRRLQAFQEAGADVLYAPGLATREEIEAVVRAVDRPVNVVMGLVGARFTVEELGQIGVKRISVGGSLARAALGGFLRAAREIKDQGSFGYADDAVPHKEINALFAAS is encoded by the coding sequence ATGCCCAGCCAGACCGAAAAGGCCCTCGCCTTCCAGCGCCTGCATGCCCGGCCCGGCATCTTCGTCATCCCCAACCCCTGGGACGCCGGAACCGCAAAGCTCCTGGCCGGGCTCGGCTTCGAGGCGCTGGCCACCACCAGCGCCGGCTACGCCTTCACCCTCGGCCGCAGCGACGGCGCTGGGAAGGTGAGCCGGGAGGAGACCTTGGCCAATGCGCGGGCCATCGTCGAGGCCGTCGACCTGCCCGTCTCCGCCGATCTCGAGAACGGCTTCGGCGACGCGCCCGAGGCGGCGGCGGAGACCATCCGCCAGGCCGCCGCAGCCGGGCTGGTCGGCGGCTCGATCGAGGACGCCACCGGCCGCGACGACGATCCGATCTCCGGCTTCGACCAGGCGGTGGAGCGGGTGCGGACCGCTGTCGCGGCGGCGCGGTCCCTGCCCTTCCCCTTCACCCTGACGGCGCGGGCCGAGAACTTCCTGCCCGGCCGCCGCGACCTGGCCGATACGATCCGGCGGCTGCAGGCCTTCCAGGAGGCCGGCGCCGACGTGCTTTACGCCCCCGGCCTGGCGACGCGGGAGGAGATCGAGGCGGTGGTGCGCGCGGTCGACCGGCCGGTGAATGTGGTGATGGGGCTGGTCGGCGCCCGCTTCACGGTCGAGGAGTTGGGCCAGATCGGGGTCAAGCGGATCAGTGTCGGCGGATCGCTGGCCCGGGCGGCGCTGGGCGGCTTCCTGCGCGCCGCCCGCGAGATCAAGGACCAGGGCAGCTTCGGCTATGCCGACGACGCCGTGCCGCACAAGGAGATCAACGCCCTGTTCGCCGCGTCGTGA